In Gimesia benthica, a single window of DNA contains:
- a CDS encoding peptidylprolyl isomerase, translating into MLRITLFALCLLLPCLVGCTSETPTAGDAEVPEAAGEKPVTSDAENFQVLLNTTKGDILLEVHPAWSPRGAERFKKLVEEGFYNDVAFFRVIDGFMAQVGIQGDPAVHAKWADNNIPDDPVIESNKRGYVSFAKTGLPDSRSTQFFINFGDNSNLDNMGFSPFAKVVKGMDVVDSLYNGYGEGAPGGAGPDQMRLRAQGNAYLKQEYPMLDYIKKATVVGEKRAEGEAKPEAEKAEAEKPAEKEAAEKQPETKAEEKPAEKKEAAAKPEKEAAEKKE; encoded by the coding sequence ATGTTACGTATCACCCTCTTCGCGTTATGCCTGTTGCTGCCCTGTCTGGTGGGATGTACCAGTGAAACTCCCACGGCCGGCGATGCCGAAGTTCCCGAAGCAGCTGGCGAAAAGCCGGTAACCTCGGATGCCGAAAACTTTCAGGTTCTCTTAAACACCACCAAAGGTGACATCCTGCTGGAAGTACATCCCGCCTGGTCACCTCGTGGGGCAGAGCGGTTCAAGAAGCTGGTCGAAGAAGGCTTTTACAACGATGTGGCTTTCTTTCGCGTGATCGACGGCTTCATGGCCCAGGTGGGGATTCAGGGTGATCCCGCCGTGCATGCGAAGTGGGCCGATAACAATATTCCGGATGATCCCGTGATTGAGTCGAACAAACGCGGGTATGTCTCGTTTGCGAAAACCGGACTGCCGGATTCCCGTTCCACCCAGTTCTTCATCAACTTTGGTGATAACTCCAATCTGGACAACATGGGCTTTTCTCCTTTCGCGAAGGTGGTCAAAGGCATGGATGTCGTCGATTCACTTTACAATGGATACGGTGAAGGGGCTCCCGGAGGAGCAGGTCCCGATCAGATGCGGCTTCGTGCTCAGGGAAATGCATACCTGAAACAGGAATACCCGATGCTGGACTACATCAAAAAGGCGACCGTTGTCGGCGAGAAGCGGGCTGAGGGAGAAGCGAAGCCCGAAGCTGAGAAAGCGGAAGCTGAAAAACCAGCCGAGAAAGAAGCGGCAGAAAAACAGCCTGAAACAAAGGCTGAGGAAAAGCCCGCGGAGAAAAAAGAAGCAGCAGCCAAACCGGAGAAAGAGGCTGCTGAAAAGAAAGAATAG
- a CDS encoding carbohydrate kinase family protein, which yields MNNSASLPLVIGLGELLWDCFGDDRRPGGAPANVAFQANQLGCRGTVVTRVGQDDLGRELLDFLKKQQLSTDYVQVDENYPTGTVTVEFTDANDPQYTIHEQVAWDHLDFTAPLATLMGNARAVCFGTLAQREADSREAIHQCLAATSDDCLVVYDINLRQKYYDRDWIERSLKAARVVKLNQDEVEVLSELLGVSQDDLQKFADQLQADYGVEAICITRGSQGCLIYAGGEVYDIPGTPVEVADAVGAGDAFTAALISRRLLGWPWDRAALFANRVGGLVASQSGAMPVLRDEFEQLSREIKNS from the coding sequence ATGAATAATTCTGCGTCACTCCCGCTGGTAATTGGTTTAGGTGAATTACTCTGGGATTGTTTTGGTGATGACCGCCGTCCGGGCGGGGCTCCTGCGAATGTCGCATTTCAGGCTAATCAACTGGGATGCAGGGGGACCGTGGTCACGCGCGTCGGCCAGGATGATCTGGGGCGGGAACTGCTCGATTTTCTCAAAAAACAACAGCTCTCCACGGATTACGTGCAGGTCGATGAGAACTACCCGACCGGCACGGTGACGGTGGAGTTTACCGACGCCAACGATCCGCAGTATACGATTCACGAACAGGTCGCCTGGGATCATCTTGACTTTACCGCTCCGCTGGCGACACTGATGGGCAACGCCCGCGCCGTCTGCTTCGGAACACTGGCACAGCGCGAAGCCGACTCGCGAGAGGCGATTCATCAGTGCCTGGCAGCGACCAGCGATGACTGCCTGGTGGTCTATGATATCAATCTCAGGCAGAAGTATTACGACCGGGACTGGATCGAGCGATCACTCAAAGCGGCCCGCGTCGTCAAGCTAAACCAGGATGAGGTCGAGGTTCTGTCAGAATTATTGGGAGTCTCTCAAGACGACCTGCAGAAGTTCGCGGATCAGCTGCAGGCAGATTACGGAGTCGAGGCGATCTGTATTACCCGTGGCTCACAGGGATGCCTGATCTACGCGGGAGGCGAAGTCTATGATATTCCGGGGACACCGGTTGAAGTGGCTGATGCGGTGGGAGCCGGCGATGCATTTACCGCTGCTCTGATTTCGCGACGCCTGCTGGGCTGGCCCTGGGATCGGGCAGCATTGTTTGCCAATCGTGTGGGAGGCCTGGTGGCCAGTCAATCCGGGGCGATGCCGGTGTTGCGGGATGAGTTCGAGCAACTCAGCCGAGAAATCAAAAACAGTTAA
- a CDS encoding acyl-CoA thioesterase has translation MHRIYEYHHLVTNDEIDGLGHVNNVVYLKWLQDAAVAHSGANGWPARRYREQGIGWVARSHFIEYLQPAFVDQEIVVQTWISNLQKVKSLRKYRIIRPADSELLVRAETNWAFVNYQSLSPCRIPTEVSECFSVVSDEEAPEQAAFSEKFTDKT, from the coding sequence ATGCATCGTATTTATGAATACCATCATTTGGTGACCAATGATGAAATCGACGGACTGGGCCACGTCAACAATGTCGTTTACCTCAAATGGCTGCAGGACGCCGCTGTCGCCCACTCTGGAGCCAACGGCTGGCCCGCCCGACGCTACCGCGAACAGGGAATCGGCTGGGTCGCCCGCAGTCACTTCATCGAATACCTGCAGCCCGCGTTCGTCGATCAGGAAATTGTCGTGCAAACCTGGATTTCTAATCTGCAGAAAGTCAAATCCCTGCGCAAATATCGCATCATCCGTCCCGCTGATTCCGAACTGCTCGTCCGGGCCGAGACCAACTGGGCCTTCGTGAATTACCAGTCCCTCTCCCCCTGCCGCATCCCCACAGAGGTCTCGGAATGTTTCTCTGTCGTCTCCGATGAAGAAGCACCCGAGCAGGCTGCATTTTCTGAGAAGTTCACGGACAAAACGTGA
- the serA gene encoding phosphoglycerate dehydrogenase, whose protein sequence is MYRVLITDNLSPAGLKILEDNPEIEVDVRSGLSPEEVREALKSADGIIIRSATKLTEEILQGQPRLKAIVRAGVGVDNIDRVAATREGIIVMNTPAGNTTSTAEQTIALMMALARNIGPAYATMKEGKWERKKLTGTQVAGKTLAVIGLGRIGLSVAQRAQGLEMKVIGYDPFMSAERAAEYGIELYKEVDEIVKHCDFLTVHTPLTDETRDLINAERIATMRPGVRIINCARGGIINEDDLADALESGKVAGAACDVFTQEPPENRRLIDAPNMLATPHLGASTDEAQEMVALEAAEIITDFLTKNEIRHAINMIPVSGAEMADLKPHIELGHRLGMFLSQQTSGSLKKVQLQYRGEVAEKQTKLITSSFTAGLLSHSFEAEINIVNATVFAKDRGIDISEDKSTEVGTLSTLISATVETEDGKFSAAGTIFGQDFLRLTKLDEFYLDGYLDGNLLIYRHNDVPGLIGYIGTVLGNHKVNIAHMALGRLQNQPGGEAIAVLNVDGDVPDEAIAEVSSHKDVSCVKLIKMPPATAPLSWLQ, encoded by the coding sequence ATGTACCGAGTCCTGATCACGGACAATCTTTCGCCAGCTGGTCTCAAAATCCTCGAAGACAACCCGGAAATCGAAGTTGACGTTCGTTCCGGCCTCTCGCCGGAAGAAGTACGGGAAGCACTCAAGTCCGCTGATGGTATCATCATTCGCAGTGCCACCAAGCTGACTGAAGAGATTCTCCAGGGGCAGCCCCGTCTGAAAGCCATCGTCCGGGCCGGCGTCGGTGTCGATAACATCGACCGCGTCGCTGCGACTCGCGAGGGCATCATCGTCATGAATACCCCCGCCGGAAACACCACCAGTACCGCCGAGCAGACCATCGCCCTGATGATGGCCCTCGCCCGGAACATCGGTCCCGCTTATGCCACCATGAAAGAAGGCAAGTGGGAACGTAAAAAACTGACTGGAACCCAGGTCGCCGGCAAGACTCTGGCCGTCATCGGTCTGGGTCGCATCGGTCTCTCTGTCGCCCAGCGGGCCCAGGGACTGGAAATGAAAGTCATCGGCTACGATCCGTTTATGTCAGCCGAACGTGCTGCCGAGTACGGCATCGAGCTTTACAAGGAAGTCGATGAAATCGTCAAACACTGTGACTTCCTGACCGTGCACACTCCGCTGACTGACGAAACCCGTGACCTGATCAACGCCGAGCGGATCGCCACGATGCGTCCCGGAGTGAGAATCATCAACTGTGCCCGCGGTGGAATCATCAACGAAGACGATCTGGCAGATGCTCTGGAATCCGGCAAAGTTGCCGGCGCTGCCTGCGACGTATTCACCCAGGAGCCGCCGGAAAACCGTCGCCTGATCGACGCTCCCAACATGCTGGCCACACCTCACCTGGGTGCTTCGACAGACGAAGCTCAGGAGATGGTTGCCCTGGAAGCAGCCGAGATCATCACCGACTTCCTGACGAAGAACGAAATCCGGCACGCCATCAACATGATTCCAGTCTCCGGTGCAGAAATGGCGGACCTCAAGCCGCACATCGAACTGGGACATCGCCTGGGAATGTTCCTGTCACAGCAGACCTCAGGCAGCCTCAAAAAGGTACAGCTTCAGTACCGGGGCGAAGTCGCCGAGAAGCAGACCAAGCTGATCACATCCAGCTTTACTGCCGGCCTGCTCTCACATTCATTCGAAGCCGAAATCAACATCGTGAATGCCACCGTCTTCGCCAAAGATCGGGGCATCGACATTTCCGAGGACAAGTCTACCGAAGTCGGCACGCTTTCCACCCTGATCTCTGCTACCGTTGAGACTGAGGATGGCAAGTTTTCCGCCGCCGGTACTATCTTCGGCCAGGACTTCCTGCGTCTCACCAAGCTGGACGAGTTCTACCTCGATGGCTATCTCGATGGTAATCTGTTGATCTACCGTCACAATGACGTACCCGGCCTGATCGGATACATCGGCACCGTGCTCGGTAACCACAAAGTCAACATCGCCCACATGGCTCTGGGACGCCTTCAGAATCAGCCCGGTGGTGAAGCGATCGCTGTGCTGAACGTGGACGGCGATGTTCCTGACGAAGCCATTGCGGAAGTCTCCAGCCACAAAGATGTTTCCTGCGTAAAACTCATCAAAATGCCACCAGCCACTGCTCCTCTTTCCTGGTTGCAGTAA
- a CDS encoding HNH endonuclease → MISATSGKALSSAMQASVLALNKTYSPVHVISAKRAFCLLSKDIAEVISVEDGTFMNYDFSSWIEISELRSEFNERSELEDWILTVNYEIQVPRVVRLLRYDRIPNNTIKFNRRNIFIRDSYRCQYCQKKFNVKQLSLDHVVPRSHGGGMSWENIVSACRRCNTKKGGRTPTQAGMKLLQKPAKPSRNPVLLQQVKQAKYECWKNFVGTKELINCD, encoded by the coding sequence ATGATTTCAGCAACTTCCGGGAAGGCGCTCTCGAGTGCCATGCAGGCGAGCGTACTGGCGCTCAATAAGACTTATTCGCCAGTGCACGTGATCTCTGCCAAGCGGGCATTCTGCCTGCTCAGCAAAGATATCGCTGAGGTCATCAGTGTCGAAGACGGCACCTTCATGAACTACGACTTCAGCTCCTGGATCGAAATCAGCGAATTACGTTCGGAGTTCAACGAACGCAGCGAACTTGAAGACTGGATCCTCACCGTCAATTACGAAATCCAGGTCCCCCGCGTCGTCCGGTTACTCCGCTATGACCGCATCCCCAACAATACCATCAAGTTCAATCGACGAAACATTTTTATCCGCGACAGTTATCGCTGTCAGTACTGCCAGAAGAAATTCAACGTCAAACAGCTCAGCCTGGATCACGTCGTCCCCCGCTCGCATGGCGGCGGCATGAGCTGGGAAAACATTGTCAGTGCCTGTCGTCGCTGTAACACCAAAAAGGGGGGCCGCACCCCGACCCAGGCCGGTATGAAACTTCTGCAGAAACCGGCCAAGCCCAGCCGGAATCCGGTACTCCTGCAGCAGGTGAAACAGGCGAAATATGAATGCTGGAAAAATTTTGTCGGCACCAAAGAACTCATCAACTGTGACTGA
- a CDS encoding TAXI family TRAP transporter solute-binding subunit yields MRRTILKILVVVLLISLPVILHQTYRWMTALPDRITIAAGHPEGRYYGVAEQLKARLQEQLPIEVEILQTEGSLENMKLLRSGKADLGFYQPGAEYVLIERKPGPAAPRQAGPVETDEICFIANLFSQAVHVIVPLDSEVRNVNDLKGKRVAIGQPGSGDLAASLPLLEHLQLALDEIKPAYLSYLEIEEEFGENKLDAAIVTVGVEAPLLQKLLQTSQYRLLEIPYIGALTRRETQFYPYEIPAGMYSRKQSVIPERNLPTVACGALLLTRESVSDDLITEVTTQVLHQNFSRQVHLNELSAKGQTFARENQGFPMHDGADHVYNPELKPFMNSEFVEATEGMRSFIVSILIAGYLLFHWFRKRREKSKEHRLDSYIRQLVEIENQQMKFDGNKPQDGPALIALLDDVTSLRQHTLKQFSAHELNEDRATDVFLEMCHALSDKINAKLLGWKIDRLGEKIKDD; encoded by the coding sequence ATGAGACGTACTATCCTCAAGATCCTCGTTGTCGTTCTCCTGATCTCCCTGCCGGTAATTTTGCATCAGACCTACCGCTGGATGACCGCCTTACCCGATCGTATTACCATCGCCGCCGGTCACCCGGAAGGGCGTTATTACGGGGTCGCAGAACAGCTCAAAGCAAGGTTGCAGGAACAGTTACCGATTGAAGTCGAAATCCTGCAGACAGAGGGTTCGCTGGAGAATATGAAGTTGCTGAGATCAGGCAAAGCCGATCTGGGATTTTACCAGCCGGGGGCTGAGTATGTACTGATCGAACGCAAGCCCGGGCCCGCGGCTCCCAGGCAGGCTGGGCCGGTTGAGACGGACGAAATCTGTTTCATCGCCAATCTGTTTTCCCAGGCCGTGCATGTGATTGTACCCCTCGATTCCGAAGTCAGAAATGTGAATGATCTGAAAGGCAAACGGGTTGCGATCGGGCAGCCGGGCTCAGGCGATCTGGCTGCCAGTTTGCCTTTGCTGGAGCATCTCCAACTGGCCCTGGATGAAATCAAGCCTGCCTATCTGTCGTACCTCGAGATCGAAGAGGAGTTCGGTGAGAACAAGCTGGATGCCGCTATCGTGACGGTTGGTGTAGAAGCGCCGCTCTTACAGAAACTGCTGCAGACCAGTCAGTATCGTCTGCTCGAAATTCCTTATATCGGTGCCCTGACGCGGAGGGAAACCCAGTTCTATCCGTATGAGATCCCGGCAGGCATGTATTCCCGAAAACAAAGCGTCATCCCCGAGCGGAATCTGCCCACGGTCGCCTGTGGTGCGCTGCTGTTGACCAGGGAATCGGTTTCGGACGATCTGATTACCGAGGTAACAACACAGGTACTGCATCAGAATTTTTCCCGGCAGGTGCATCTGAATGAGCTGTCCGCCAAGGGGCAGACTTTCGCCCGCGAGAACCAGGGGTTTCCGATGCACGACGGGGCAGATCATGTTTACAACCCGGAGCTCAAACCGTTTATGAATTCCGAATTCGTCGAGGCGACCGAAGGGATGCGTTCCTTCATCGTATCCATTCTGATTGCCGGTTACCTGCTGTTCCACTGGTTCCGAAAACGCCGCGAGAAATCGAAAGAACACCGGCTGGACAGCTATATCAGGCAACTGGTTGAGATCGAGAATCAGCAGATGAAATTCGATGGCAATAAACCGCAGGATGGTCCGGCACTCATCGCGTTGCTGGATGACGTAACCAGCCTGAGGCAGCATACGCTGAAACAGTTTTCTGCCCACGAGTTGAATGAGGATCGGGCGACAGATGTCTTTCTGGAAATGTGTCACGCATTGAGTGACAAAATTAACGCCAAACTTTTAGGCTGGAAAATTGACCGGCTGGGTGAGAAGATAAAGGACGATTGA
- a CDS encoding CinA family protein, translating into MFPEFLIQSAEEVKSALSRYDRKLVLAESCTGGLVATLMTSLPGISDYFCGSAVVYRWDTKMKWLGVQAETLNQFTDVSRETAREMALGVLQETPEASLSAAITGHLGPGAPESQDGLVCIGIARRTSSDLAVPPELVSVEALQSDALIASGPVQNHPADGLTLRQRRQLAAADQMLKLIAKALES; encoded by the coding sequence ATGTTTCCCGAGTTTTTGATCCAGTCTGCTGAGGAAGTTAAATCAGCTCTCTCCCGTTACGACCGAAAACTCGTCCTGGCAGAGAGTTGTACCGGCGGACTGGTGGCCACGCTGATGACCAGCCTGCCGGGGATTTCTGACTATTTCTGTGGCTCAGCCGTGGTCTATCGCTGGGATACCAAAATGAAGTGGCTGGGAGTACAGGCGGAGACGCTGAACCAGTTTACCGATGTCAGTCGCGAGACGGCCCGGGAAATGGCTTTGGGTGTCCTGCAGGAAACTCCCGAAGCGAGTCTCTCCGCAGCGATCACGGGGCATCTGGGACCTGGTGCCCCGGAGTCTCAGGATGGGCTTGTCTGTATTGGTATCGCCCGACGGACTTCCAGTGATCTTGCGGTGCCGCCGGAACTGGTGTCTGTCGAGGCGTTGCAAAGTGATGCGCTGATCGCGAGTGGACCGGTGCAGAATCATCCCGCAGACGGGCTCACATTACGTCAACGCCGTCAGCTGGCAGCCGCCGATCAGATGCTGAAACTGATCGCCAAAGCACTGGAAAGCTGA
- a CDS encoding ATP-binding protein, whose translation MTDQPYEKLGAFYLGKEYDLPTGSLTDNLVLYDSKDLTTHAVCVGMTGSGKTGLCLSLLEEAAIDDIPVIAIDPKGDLGNLLLNFPDLKPADFRPWIEESEAVRKGKTPDEYARATADLWKKGLADWQQDADRIARLRDAVDMAIYTPGSSAGLPISVLKSFDAPSDAVLNDSDALRDRILSAVSGLLALLKIDADPINSREHILISNLLNQAWKEKRNLSVASLIQEIQAPPFDKIGFLDLETFYPAKDRMALSLQLNNLLASPGFEAWMQGEALNIANLLTTRAGKPRISILSIAHLSDSERMFFVTVLLNEVLAWVRSQSGTSSLRAILYMDEVYGYFPPTANPPSKTPMLTLLKQARAFGLGVVLSTQNPVDLDYKGLSNTGTWFIGRLQTERDKARVLDGLESASGTAGSQFHRQQMEAILSDLGSRVFLLHNVHEDAPVVFHTRWALSYLRGPLTRTQIQTLMDPRKQALADETLTTVTSAPRATEPTVAAEPDQPPLIPPTSNNASSGPPACSPRGADWSTGPAYSAWRSSAMRMPNRKSISGRMSLC comes from the coding sequence ATGACTGACCAACCCTATGAGAAACTAGGCGCCTTCTACCTCGGTAAAGAATACGATCTCCCCACCGGGTCGCTCACCGACAACCTCGTCCTCTACGACAGCAAAGACCTCACGACCCACGCGGTCTGTGTTGGCATGACGGGCAGTGGTAAGACGGGCCTCTGTCTCTCGCTGCTCGAAGAAGCCGCCATCGATGACATCCCCGTGATCGCCATCGACCCCAAGGGGGACCTCGGCAACCTGCTGCTCAACTTCCCCGATCTGAAACCAGCCGACTTCCGTCCCTGGATCGAAGAAAGCGAAGCGGTCCGCAAAGGAAAGACACCCGATGAATACGCCCGCGCAACCGCAGACCTCTGGAAGAAAGGCCTCGCCGACTGGCAGCAGGACGCCGATCGCATCGCTCGGCTCCGTGACGCCGTCGACATGGCCATCTACACCCCGGGCAGCAGCGCCGGCCTCCCCATCTCGGTCCTCAAATCGTTCGACGCGCCCAGCGATGCGGTCCTGAACGACAGCGACGCCCTGCGGGATCGGATCCTCTCCGCCGTCTCCGGACTGCTGGCCCTGCTCAAAATCGATGCCGACCCGATCAACAGCCGCGAACATATTCTGATCTCCAATCTGCTCAACCAGGCCTGGAAAGAGAAACGCAACCTCTCGGTCGCCAGCCTGATTCAGGAAATCCAGGCGCCCCCCTTCGACAAGATCGGCTTCCTCGACCTGGAAACCTTCTACCCGGCTAAAGACCGGATGGCTCTCTCCCTGCAGTTGAACAACCTGCTCGCCTCCCCCGGCTTCGAAGCCTGGATGCAGGGCGAAGCACTCAACATCGCCAACCTGCTGACGACCCGCGCAGGCAAGCCACGCATCTCGATCCTCTCCATCGCCCACCTCTCGGACTCAGAGCGGATGTTCTTCGTCACCGTCCTGCTCAACGAAGTTCTGGCCTGGGTCCGCAGCCAGTCGGGAACGTCCAGCCTCCGCGCCATCCTCTACATGGACGAAGTCTACGGCTACTTCCCCCCGACCGCCAATCCTCCTTCCAAAACGCCCATGCTGACCCTGCTCAAACAGGCCCGCGCCTTCGGACTGGGCGTCGTCCTCTCCACCCAGAACCCGGTCGACCTCGACTACAAAGGGCTCTCCAATACAGGTACCTGGTTCATCGGTCGCCTGCAGACCGAGCGGGACAAGGCCCGCGTCCTGGACGGACTGGAAAGCGCCTCGGGAACCGCAGGCAGCCAGTTCCACCGTCAGCAGATGGAAGCCATCCTCTCCGACCTCGGTAGCCGCGTCTTCCTGCTGCACAACGTTCATGAAGATGCCCCCGTCGTCTTCCACACCCGCTGGGCCCTCTCGTACCTCCGTGGCCCCCTGACACGCACACAGATCCAGACCCTCATGGATCCCCGCAAGCAGGCGCTCGCCGACGAAACGTTAACCACGGTCACCAGCGCCCCGCGCGCCACCGAACCCACAGTAGCCGCCGAGCCCGATCAGCCACCGTTGATCCCCCCGACATCAAACAACGCGTCTTCCGGGCCTCCAGCATGCTCCCCCAGGGGAGCAGACTGGTCTACCGGCCCGGCGTACTCGGCCTGGCGAAGCTCCGCTATGCGGATGCCAAATCGAAAGTCGATCTCTGGCAGGATGTCGCTCTGTTGA
- the trmB gene encoding tRNA (guanosine(46)-N7)-methyltransferase TrmB, protein MMTRSKPTKDLKPYFQTLEDLEGPFDWAAFFGNDNPVVLDVGAGRGLFLFNSSGEHPEKNFLGMEIDYREGRRAATRLLKSERPNARVLGGDARVAFDKFIPDSSISEVHVYFPDPWWKKRHHKRRIFTDVFVERVTKALKNGGELHFWTDVEEYYERVVNLMDHAPQFIKREAPEEKLPEHDMDFQTSFERKKRKEGWIIHRGLWELSK, encoded by the coding sequence ATGATGACGCGTTCGAAACCGACCAAAGACCTCAAACCCTATTTTCAGACTCTTGAAGACCTGGAAGGCCCTTTCGACTGGGCTGCTTTTTTTGGCAATGATAATCCGGTAGTTCTGGACGTAGGTGCCGGCCGCGGTCTGTTTCTGTTCAATTCCAGCGGTGAGCACCCGGAGAAAAACTTTCTGGGAATGGAGATCGACTACCGCGAGGGGCGCCGCGCTGCAACCCGGTTACTGAAATCCGAGCGTCCCAATGCTCGTGTGCTGGGGGGAGATGCGAGGGTTGCTTTCGACAAGTTCATCCCCGACTCTTCTATTTCCGAAGTACATGTTTACTTTCCCGATCCCTGGTGGAAGAAGCGCCACCACAAACGCCGGATTTTTACCGACGTGTTTGTGGAACGGGTCACCAAAGCATTAAAGAATGGCGGAGAGTTGCACTTCTGGACGGACGTCGAAGAATACTACGAACGGGTCGTTAACCTGATGGATCACGCACCCCAGTTCATCAAACGGGAAGCTCCCGAGGAAAAACTCCCGGAACACGATATGGATTTCCAGACCAGCTTCGAACGAAAAAAACGCAAGGAAGGCTGGATCATTCACCGTGGTCTCTGGGAACTCAGCAAGTAA
- a CDS encoding homoserine dehydrogenase — translation MSSSPLNVAIIGMGTVGSGVAKILLDRAEQMTTRAGRPIHLKRAVVRDLSRPRDIELAEGVLTDDIDSVLNDDSIDVIIQLVGGIDPAYDIMLRALESGKDVVTANKALLCEKGESLYQRARELGRCICFEAAVAGGVPLIETVTQAMSANQITSIEAILNGTSNYILTQMFSHDVSYDDAVKSAQEIGYAEADPAMDVDGTDAAQKLGILVQLSLGIKVSLDQFLRQGIDTLSLADLKYADELGYTVKLLAVANLIDGQLEMHAQPTLIRNDNPLAHVEDAYNKIALEGDAVGKIWLSGMGAGQMATASAVVANLIDVAVGRAALTFPRLDLWNPRHDIKIMPREEISRRYFLRLNVEDRPHVLADITNVLGDHEISIASLVQHEAPEVDPNESYPIVPLVIMTHQTTEGRFQAASRELEQLTCIRSPFVRMPVND, via the coding sequence ATGTCGTCTTCTCCGTTAAACGTCGCCATTATTGGCATGGGAACCGTTGGTAGCGGTGTCGCAAAAATTCTTCTGGATCGAGCCGAGCAGATGACCACCCGTGCCGGGCGGCCGATTCATCTGAAACGGGCCGTCGTTCGCGATCTTTCCCGTCCTCGCGATATTGAGCTTGCCGAGGGTGTCCTGACCGACGATATTGACTCCGTCCTGAATGACGATTCCATCGATGTCATCATCCAACTGGTGGGGGGAATTGATCCCGCTTACGACATCATGCTGCGTGCCCTGGAAAGCGGTAAAGATGTCGTCACGGCGAACAAAGCCCTGCTCTGCGAAAAAGGGGAAAGCCTTTATCAGCGCGCCCGGGAACTCGGACGTTGCATCTGCTTTGAAGCAGCCGTCGCCGGCGGTGTTCCTCTGATTGAAACAGTCACCCAGGCGATGTCCGCCAATCAAATCACTTCCATCGAAGCGATTCTGAACGGTACCAGCAACTACATCCTGACACAGATGTTTTCCCACGATGTCAGCTACGATGACGCCGTCAAAAGTGCCCAGGAAATCGGCTATGCAGAAGCCGATCCTGCGATGGACGTCGATGGCACCGATGCAGCCCAGAAACTGGGGATCCTCGTCCAACTCTCACTGGGGATCAAGGTCAGCCTGGATCAGTTCCTGCGACAGGGAATCGATACGCTGTCCCTGGCAGACCTGAAATACGCCGACGAACTCGGCTACACCGTCAAACTGCTGGCGGTCGCCAATCTGATCGACGGTCAACTGGAAATGCATGCCCAGCCGACTCTGATCCGCAACGACAATCCACTGGCCCATGTCGAAGACGCCTACAACAAAATCGCCCTCGAAGGCGATGCGGTCGGCAAGATCTGGCTCTCCGGGATGGGAGCCGGACAGATGGCAACAGCCTCCGCAGTGGTCGCGAATCTGATCGATGTCGCCGTCGGACGGGCTGCACTCACATTCCCCAGGCTCGACTTGTGGAATCCCCGGCACGATATCAAGATCATGCCGCGTGAAGAGATTTCACGTCGCTACTTCCTGCGGCTGAATGTAGAAGACCGCCCGCACGTTCTGGCAGATATTACGAACGTGCTGGGCGATCATGAAATCAGCATCGCCAGCCTGGTCCAGCATGAGGCACCGGAAGTCGATCCAAATGAAAGCTATCCGATTGTGCCTCTGGTCATCATGACTCACCAGACCACCGAAGGTCGTTTCCAGGCAGCCAGCCGGGAGCTGGAACAGCTTACCTGTATCCGCTCTCCCTTTGTCCGGATGCCGGTCAACGACTGA